In a genomic window of Leptospira brenneri:
- a CDS encoding sensor histidine kinase produces the protein MCSNSKLEGEMTEMSTDDTIKSFAGSLFPSLPAGTYILLSETGEIIEAYSSETTPWQLGSNVVGQTLEEFIPESYVNLRETISEVIGTGIPFASHFSFSEFQLFIKVAPFASPGQTEKFFLISALEIAEGNLKDLSQVQKAVVQYEENLHKEIIKIFNWRHEIEGKGSHKDWMEKALPNLNTSLMQGSGLGALVTTVGSLVRKAKKVDDHYEVPSAIFELIDDNFRSTKKLVQTLAEAQIVFEGSASATEPASLKDLHSLIQEEVSYLSDMTIIKNQRFHISNLQNGQENQFRCHLKLLRTAIRELLINAMKYGPDNSSIYILFMKAGDKLSLKILNAPMDPSIHQFDFKKSEEIILFQPFYRVNRYVDERYSKEEFGLGLGLPIVKKILEDMNAKIYFNVLDSNIYKDKSSEVSVTLEFDIVA, from the coding sequence ATGTGTTCTAATTCTAAACTTGAGGGCGAAATGACGGAAATGTCTACGGATGATACAATCAAATCTTTTGCGGGTTCCCTTTTCCCATCCCTACCCGCAGGAACCTACATCCTTCTTTCCGAAACCGGCGAAATTATCGAAGCCTATTCTTCCGAAACAACTCCCTGGCAATTAGGTTCCAATGTTGTTGGCCAGACCTTAGAGGAATTCATTCCTGAATCCTATGTCAACCTGAGGGAAACAATATCGGAAGTAATAGGAACAGGAATCCCTTTTGCCTCGCATTTTTCTTTTTCTGAGTTTCAGTTATTTATCAAAGTAGCTCCATTTGCCTCTCCAGGCCAAACAGAAAAGTTTTTTCTGATCTCTGCTTTAGAAATTGCAGAGGGAAATCTGAAAGATCTCTCCCAAGTCCAAAAGGCAGTTGTACAATATGAAGAGAATTTACATAAAGAAATCATAAAGATCTTCAACTGGCGCCATGAAATCGAAGGCAAAGGAAGCCATAAAGATTGGATGGAAAAAGCCCTCCCCAATCTCAACACTTCGCTTATGCAAGGATCTGGTTTAGGAGCACTAGTGACTACAGTTGGGTCCCTTGTTAGGAAAGCAAAAAAAGTAGACGATCATTATGAAGTTCCTTCTGCTATCTTTGAGTTGATTGACGATAACTTTCGTAGTACAAAAAAATTAGTCCAGACCTTAGCAGAAGCACAAATCGTTTTCGAAGGAAGTGCAAGTGCTACGGAACCTGCAAGCCTGAAAGACTTACATAGTTTGATTCAAGAAGAAGTAAGTTATCTTTCAGATATGACCATCATCAAAAACCAAAGATTCCATATCTCTAACTTACAAAATGGACAGGAGAATCAATTTCGTTGTCATTTAAAACTATTAAGAACTGCGATTCGCGAACTCTTAATCAATGCAATGAAGTATGGACCGGACAATTCGAGTATTTATATTTTATTTATGAAAGCAGGAGATAAACTTTCTCTTAAAATTTTAAATGCACCAATGGATCCATCAATCCATCAATTTGATTTCAAAAAATCAGAAGAAATTATTTTATTTCAACCTTTTTATCGAGTCAATCGATACGTCGATGAAAGGTATTCAAAAGAAGAATTTGGTTTGGGACTTGGTTTACCTATTGTAAAAAAAATCCTAGAAGATATGAATGCAAAAATTTACTTCAATGTTTTAGATTCCAATATTTATAAGGACAAATCCTCGGAAGTATCCGTAACCTTGGAATTTGATATTGTGGCTTAA
- a CDS encoding DUF1566 domain-containing protein produces the protein MQQSRYLVFFVRTLFFLCVAIFYTNCNQADLENQCDPNFKGYYETILFKILSGNTSKHCAVNLNQVLPPFFSPAPGHYNEPHFISISTITPGATIYITTDGSDPTDASTLYATPSSIWRLAGQRIRAIAIKPGMDHSPIVEGTYSLLPLKTGQTAIYSSGDDGSFGSGISTNYTGPSANATYPNDYISLDQSTGIIWKTCSQGLEGPTCAINSPGLTTGGITVLTTSCNALNSLNSGNGYAGYNTWRLPTMKELLTTNDASKTSLTIIDPTTLPSTANFAYWASTPYPPNTDRWYLDYSAGNSYATINTNGYYGRCVASLPPIETFSFTDHGDGTVKDNSTGLTWQKCSYGQNNDSTCSGGATPTSWATALTYCSSLSLGSKSWKLPNRNELVSLYDFTKATGPTIDQVTFPNTVSSASGYYWTSTTYAATSNAWYINFTTTFNSIYEGHPKNNSLYVRCVSY, from the coding sequence ATGCAACAGAGCCGTTACCTTGTTTTTTTTGTCCGCACTCTTTTTTTCTTATGTGTTGCTATCTTTTATACGAACTGCAATCAAGCCGATTTAGAAAACCAATGTGATCCAAATTTCAAAGGTTACTACGAAACAATACTTTTTAAAATCCTTTCTGGAAATACTTCCAAACATTGTGCAGTGAATTTAAACCAAGTATTGCCTCCTTTTTTTTCCCCAGCTCCAGGGCATTACAACGAACCCCATTTTATTTCCATTTCCACCATAACCCCTGGTGCCACCATTTACATCACAACAGATGGGTCAGATCCGACGGATGCATCTACACTGTATGCAACACCATCTTCCATTTGGAGACTTGCGGGCCAAAGGATTCGTGCCATTGCCATCAAACCAGGAATGGACCATAGTCCCATTGTCGAAGGAACCTATTCCCTCCTTCCTCTAAAAACTGGACAAACTGCAATTTATAGCTCTGGCGATGATGGATCGTTTGGCTCTGGAATTTCCACGAATTACACTGGGCCTAGTGCCAATGCAACCTACCCCAATGATTATATATCTTTGGATCAATCCACGGGAATCATTTGGAAAACATGTTCGCAAGGTTTAGAAGGACCTACTTGTGCGATAAACAGCCCGGGGCTGACCACTGGTGGCATCACAGTTCTAACTACCTCCTGTAATGCACTCAATTCTTTGAATTCCGGAAATGGTTATGCAGGATACAACACCTGGCGTCTCCCTACCATGAAGGAGTTATTAACCACTAACGACGCAAGCAAAACATCCCTTACAATCATAGATCCCACGACCCTCCCTTCTACAGCCAACTTTGCCTATTGGGCATCTACTCCCTATCCTCCAAATACTGATCGTTGGTATCTGGACTATAGTGCCGGAAATTCATACGCAACGATAAACACAAATGGATATTATGGCCGCTGTGTTGCTTCCCTACCTCCAATCGAAACTTTTTCCTTTACCGACCATGGAGATGGAACGGTAAAAGACAATTCCACAGGACTTACTTGGCAAAAATGCTCTTACGGACAAAACAATGATTCCACTTGTTCCGGTGGAGCAACTCCAACAAGTTGGGCTACTGCACTTACTTATTGTAGTAGTTTGTCTTTAGGATCTAAATCCTGGAAACTTCCCAACCGTAATGAGCTAGTGAGTTTGTACGATTTTACAAAAGCTACTGGACCTACAATTGACCAAGTTACATTTCCTAATACAGTCTCTTCCGCTAGCGGATATTATTGGACATCGACTACCTATGCTGCGACTTCCAATGCATGGTATATCAACTTCACAACAACATTCAATAGTATCTATGAAGGACACCCAAAAAATAATTCATTGTATGTACGCTGTGTTTCTTACTAA
- a CDS encoding chemotaxis protein CheD encodes MKQKVFLNIGEAYFTSGVYEIRTILGSCVSVCMYHEKTKHSAINHILLPGSNDKVEEKKSSRYGITSMELLINEFVKLNIPRTELKAKIFGGSQTLKLTTSNAGPKNIKFVKDFLQTEKIPIISEDTGGDLYRKLVFHTDCYDVFITRIPANQSTEILTQERHFETKVRERMVKKTSIFTF; translated from the coding sequence CTTCAGGGGTCTACGAAATTCGTACAATTTTAGGATCCTGTGTTTCTGTATGTATGTACCACGAGAAAACAAAACATAGTGCCATCAATCATATCCTGTTACCAGGAAGTAATGATAAGGTAGAAGAGAAAAAAAGTTCACGGTATGGAATTACTTCGATGGAACTTTTGATCAACGAATTTGTAAAATTGAACATCCCTCGTACGGAATTAAAGGCAAAAATATTCGGTGGATCTCAAACTTTAAAACTAACAACGAGTAACGCTGGTCCAAAAAATATAAAATTCGTTAAAGACTTTTTACAAACAGAAAAAATTCCAATCATCAGTGAAGATACTGGTGGAGATTTATATAGAAAATTAGTTTTTCATACGGATTGTTATGATGTTTTTATCACAAGAATACCTGCGAACCAATCCACTGAAATTCTTACACAAGAAAGACATTTTGAAACGAAGGTTCGCGAAAGAATGGTTAAAAAAACTTCTATTTTTACATTTTAA
- a CDS encoding chemotaxis protein CheW, protein MNNLDMDSLSDDNDDFDDEDTLDGRFLIFSLADRSYGIEIKFITEIVGMQSITEIPDMPTFIKGVINLRGKVIALIDVRDRFRMQSIGYNDKTCVIILNVNQQLIGLIVDTVKEVIKIAPTNMEEAPRFGDHQGNQFIKSIAKVSDDVKVLLNIEKLLKDEDQLALDVAISNQT, encoded by the coding sequence ATGAACAATTTAGATATGGATTCTCTTTCCGATGACAATGATGACTTTGATGATGAAGACACACTAGATGGTCGGTTTCTAATTTTTTCTTTGGCAGATAGAAGTTACGGGATCGAAATTAAATTCATAACAGAAATTGTGGGGATGCAAAGTATTACTGAAATTCCTGATATGCCTACCTTCATCAAAGGTGTCATCAATCTTCGTGGAAAAGTAATTGCTCTTATAGACGTTCGAGATAGATTTCGAATGCAGTCCATCGGTTACAATGACAAAACCTGTGTCATCATTCTAAACGTAAACCAACAACTAATCGGTCTCATCGTAGACACAGTAAAAGAAGTCATCAAAATTGCACCAACCAATATGGAAGAGGCTCCAAGATTTGGAGACCACCAAGGGAATCAGTTTATTAAATCGATAGCTAAGGTCAGCGATGATGTAAAAGTTTTACTCAATATCGAAAAACTTCTAAAAGACGAAGACCAACTCGCATTAGATGTAGCAATCAGCAATCAAACATAA
- a CDS encoding protein-glutamate methylesterase/protein-glutamine glutaminase, with product MIKLLIVDDQSVVRNVLTEMFSNDPNIQVVGTASNALEAKRLVPQLLPDVISLDVDMPGMTGIEFLDWLIPNFPIPVIMLSTYTVSGANATIQALEKGAMDFVKKPDGTEADFLRMLEELKNKIKKFGLGSKPKQYITSNQSKLSGLKGKQTNIKLIAIGASTGGTQALDFILHKLPNDLPPIVIVQHMPEHFTTLFAQRLNQTTGLPVKEAEHGDILEPGHVYLAPGDQHLLVRRLAGRFYLEVEMFDKVSGHRPSVDVMFNSISQGKMGSHCLAILLTGMGRDGAVGLKAIKDSGGRTIGQDEESSVVYGMPREAFLLGAVDRQVSLSSIPDVILQYL from the coding sequence ATGATTAAGTTACTCATTGTTGATGATCAATCGGTTGTAAGAAATGTTCTTACGGAAATGTTTTCCAACGATCCAAATATTCAAGTGGTTGGAACTGCTTCCAATGCACTAGAAGCCAAACGTCTAGTTCCACAGCTTTTACCAGACGTGATTAGCCTAGATGTTGATATGCCTGGGATGACTGGAATTGAATTTTTAGATTGGTTAATTCCCAATTTTCCCATCCCTGTCATTATGCTTAGCACATATACAGTGTCAGGTGCCAATGCAACCATCCAAGCTCTTGAAAAAGGAGCAATGGATTTTGTCAAAAAACCAGATGGGACTGAAGCTGATTTTCTAAGAATGTTAGAAGAATTAAAGAATAAAATTAAAAAATTTGGCCTTGGTTCAAAACCAAAACAATACATAACGAGTAATCAATCCAAACTATCTGGATTAAAAGGCAAACAAACAAACATTAAATTAATTGCGATTGGTGCTTCCACAGGAGGGACACAAGCATTAGATTTTATATTGCATAAATTACCTAATGACTTACCTCCCATTGTCATTGTACAACATATGCCAGAACACTTTACGACTTTGTTTGCACAAAGACTCAACCAAACCACAGGTCTACCAGTGAAAGAAGCTGAACATGGAGATATATTAGAACCAGGTCATGTTTATTTGGCACCAGGTGACCAACACCTCTTGGTACGTCGATTAGCAGGACGTTTTTATTTAGAAGTAGAAATGTTTGATAAAGTGAGTGGGCATCGACCTTCCGTAGATGTAATGTTTAACTCTATTTCCCAAGGGAAAATGGGGAGCCATTGTTTGGCCATCTTACTTACCGGGATGGGAAGAGACGGAGCGGTTGGTTTAAAAGCAATAAAAGATTCTGGCGGCCGTACGATTGGTCAAGATGAAGAATCCAGCGTAGTGTATGGTATGCCGAGAGAAGCATTTTTGTTAGGTGCTGTTGATAGACAAGTAAGTCTTTCTTCCATACCTGATGTTATTTTACAATATTTATAG
- a CDS encoding response regulator, which produces MSKKILLCDDAPTALKLMEMVLGDEGYEIFKAENAEQAMKSLELNGPFDGCVFDVNMPGKNGIELSRDFLAHPKGAGANIVIVSTESSDHLRQAGKDAGVKAWIVKPFDDEDLIEVLKRITG; this is translated from the coding sequence ATGTCAAAAAAAATATTACTTTGTGATGATGCACCAACGGCCCTTAAACTTATGGAAATGGTTCTTGGTGATGAAGGTTATGAAATATTCAAAGCAGAAAATGCCGAACAAGCAATGAAAAGTTTAGAGCTTAACGGACCATTTGATGGTTGTGTATTTGATGTCAATATGCCTGGAAAAAATGGGATTGAGTTATCTCGTGATTTTTTAGCACACCCAAAAGGTGCAGGTGCGAATATTGTCATTGTTTCCACAGAATCAAGTGACCATTTACGCCAAGCAGGGAAAGATGCCGGTGTTAAAGCATGGATCGTGAAACCCTTTGATGATGAAGATTTGATTGAAGTTCTCAAACGAATCACTGGTTAA
- a CDS encoding chemotaxis protein CheA, producing the protein MGREQLLLDFIPEGFELIEVCESAILSIEEINDRSGEYDEELINNLFRAVHTLKGSSGLLKLESLVKISHEAETLMDILRKEKLLPSEDVCQVLINTCDQLRRLLQKVDETKSNPELDEESEAIIEVLKREIKRLNSETTDAPTEPKPTKKKSFEIFGEETSEVSPDVPLKKKSFEIFGESETTSPIEDIKTPEPVETQTVLGKQTQDSLIQTKTPVDKEVTGPSSSVHKKEIKVANEKLDALMDLVGELVIAESNVTQHPLLKKLRNEDFNSSINRLRKIVLDLQEVALSTRMIPISGVFHKMSRLIRDLQKKANKKVALYISGEETEIDKSIVDLIADPIIHILRNSIDHGIENAEERSLANKPEVGSIQLSARQSVNEVWVMIRDDGRGLNREKIIKKSIERGILSGDTDQLSDREVYNLIFVPGLSTAESVTDISGRGVGMDIVRQNIERMGGKIEIHSHLGKGTSFILRIPLSLGIMEGTVVRIGNKFFTIQTTELREFISLRDRTEIPLEDNQKVIDVRGTFIPIFDINQILNHREEIFYDGLDPLMIVLEYEKKLIGLRVDEIIGNQNVVIKPLQGILEEANGVNGFTILGSGNVSLILDVKSIFQKMQRID; encoded by the coding sequence ATGGGAAGAGAACAGCTCTTACTCGACTTTATTCCTGAAGGATTTGAATTGATAGAGGTTTGCGAATCCGCAATCCTCTCTATCGAAGAAATCAATGATAGATCAGGTGAATATGATGAAGAGTTAATCAATAATCTATTCCGAGCGGTTCATACACTTAAGGGTTCTAGTGGATTACTAAAATTAGAAAGTTTAGTAAAAATTTCACACGAAGCAGAAACCTTAATGGATATTTTGCGTAAGGAAAAACTCCTTCCGAGTGAAGATGTTTGCCAGGTATTAATCAATACTTGCGACCAGTTACGAAGACTATTACAAAAAGTAGATGAAACGAAATCCAATCCTGAATTGGATGAAGAATCGGAAGCAATCATCGAAGTTTTAAAACGTGAAATCAAACGACTAAACTCAGAAACAACCGATGCGCCAACGGAACCTAAACCAACAAAGAAAAAAAGTTTCGAAATCTTTGGAGAAGAGACATCTGAAGTTTCACCCGATGTTCCGTTAAAGAAAAAAAGTTTTGAAATATTCGGTGAATCAGAAACCACTTCGCCAATAGAAGATATCAAAACACCGGAACCAGTCGAAACACAAACTGTATTAGGCAAACAAACGCAAGATTCCCTCATCCAAACGAAAACACCAGTTGATAAAGAGGTAACAGGTCCTTCTTCATCGGTTCACAAAAAAGAGATAAAAGTCGCCAACGAAAAGTTAGATGCACTCATGGACCTGGTAGGTGAACTTGTAATTGCAGAATCCAATGTAACACAACACCCTCTTCTGAAGAAACTTCGAAACGAAGATTTTAATTCTTCCATCAATCGGCTTCGTAAAATTGTTTTGGATTTACAAGAAGTTGCTCTCTCTACGCGAATGATTCCGATCAGTGGAGTTTTCCACAAGATGTCTCGTTTAATAAGAGATCTTCAAAAGAAGGCCAATAAAAAAGTCGCACTTTATATCAGTGGCGAAGAAACAGAAATCGACAAATCGATAGTGGATTTAATCGCAGATCCAATCATTCATATCTTAAGAAACTCGATTGATCATGGAATTGAAAATGCCGAAGAACGTTCGTTAGCAAACAAACCAGAAGTAGGTTCCATCCAACTCAGCGCAAGGCAATCAGTAAACGAAGTCTGGGTAATGATTCGGGATGATGGCAGAGGACTCAATAGAGAAAAAATCATTAAAAAATCCATAGAGAGAGGAATTCTTTCGGGAGACACAGACCAACTTTCGGATAGAGAGGTTTACAATTTAATCTTTGTACCTGGATTGTCTACTGCGGAATCGGTAACTGATATATCTGGCCGTGGCGTAGGAATGGATATTGTTCGCCAAAACATCGAGAGGATGGGTGGAAAAATTGAAATCCATAGCCATCTAGGAAAAGGAACAAGTTTCATTTTAAGAATTCCATTATCGCTGGGAATTATGGAAGGAACCGTTGTTAGAATTGGGAACAAATTTTTTACGATTCAAACAACAGAACTAAGAGAATTTATTAGCCTTCGCGATCGTACAGAGATTCCATTAGAAGACAACCAGAAGGTAATTGATGTTCGCGGAACTTTTATTCCTATCTTCGATATCAACCAAATCCTAAACCATAGGGAAGAAATTTTTTATGATGGTTTAGACCCTCTTATGATTGTCCTTGAGTATGAAAAGAAACTCATTGGCCTCAGAGTTGATGAAATCATTGGGAACCAAAACGTTGTCATCAAACCATTACAAGGAATTTTAGAGGAAGCGAACGGGGTCAATGGATTCACCATCCTAGGAAGTGGGAATGTGAGTTTGATTTTAGATGTAAAATCCATTTTCCAAAAAATGCAACGAATTGACTGA
- a CDS encoding HAMP domain-containing methyl-accepting chemotaxis protein: protein MFNLKSMTVKGKLILGFSLLIVFIGIGTGSGIYSVNIFNNKVTDLVLIYSPKVQFSEKIRTKFMWLARNEKNLILDQSVELMNKRLSDRVRYTSELFSYIQELEKIGNQKDKEKLEELRGAFKDYADAFELVKVIALKNLTQQAQDISSAKGRPAADRFDAIADDIAAMAAADMDEANRLTDEYYQGIFIFMAGLFIVSAIISALLAAWIIVSITKALNSAVEIATTVSTAAEQVSSTAYSLSQGASEQAASIEESTASIEEMSSSVTQNSQAANETNEIASTSAKETTKGREAVFKTLDAMKNISSKIKIIEEIAYQTNLLALNAAIEAARAGKHGKGFAVVADEVRKLAERSQVAAQEINQLSSNSVSLAEEAGKVIEEIVPSIQKTAELVSSIADASSEQSSGINQISLAMTQMDQTTQIAASSSEELAATSNELKEQSGHLMEIMGTLVKIDKEKLLVAKQKKTITNKPGDLKNIAAEFGKNNKQANAFSSGHEHAALTEKF, encoded by the coding sequence ATGTTTAATCTAAAGTCCATGACAGTTAAAGGAAAATTGATCCTCGGATTCAGCTTGTTAATTGTTTTTATCGGTATCGGCACTGGCTCAGGAATTTACAGTGTTAATATATTTAACAACAAAGTAACTGATTTAGTATTGATCTATTCACCGAAGGTTCAATTTTCGGAAAAAATACGAACAAAGTTTATGTGGCTCGCAAGAAACGAGAAAAACTTAATCCTTGATCAATCAGTTGAACTAATGAACAAACGTTTAAGTGATAGAGTTCGTTACACTTCAGAATTATTTAGTTACATCCAAGAACTAGAAAAAATCGGAAATCAAAAAGACAAAGAGAAACTAGAAGAACTTAGAGGTGCTTTTAAGGACTATGCGGATGCTTTTGAACTAGTAAAAGTAATTGCTTTAAAAAATTTAACACAACAAGCACAAGATATTTCTTCAGCCAAAGGTCGGCCTGCCGCAGATCGATTTGATGCCATTGCCGATGACATTGCAGCGATGGCAGCAGCCGATATGGACGAAGCAAATAGACTTACTGATGAATACTACCAAGGTATATTCATTTTTATGGCAGGCCTATTTATAGTCTCAGCAATCATTTCCGCTCTTCTTGCCGCTTGGATTATCGTAAGCATCACAAAAGCGCTTAACTCTGCTGTAGAAATCGCAACAACAGTTTCCACTGCAGCAGAACAAGTTTCTTCCACTGCTTACTCACTTAGCCAAGGAGCAAGTGAACAAGCAGCTTCCATCGAAGAATCAACCGCATCTATTGAAGAAATGTCTTCTTCTGTGACACAAAACTCACAAGCAGCAAACGAAACAAATGAAATCGCTTCCACTTCTGCCAAAGAAACTACAAAAGGAAGAGAAGCTGTATTTAAAACTCTGGATGCGATGAAAAACATCTCTTCGAAAATCAAAATTATCGAAGAAATCGCTTACCAAACCAACTTACTAGCGCTAAATGCTGCAATTGAAGCTGCTCGTGCTGGGAAACATGGAAAAGGTTTTGCTGTAGTTGCGGATGAAGTCAGAAAACTAGCAGAAAGAAGCCAGGTAGCAGCCCAAGAAATCAACCAACTTTCCTCCAATAGTGTATCACTCGCAGAAGAGGCAGGAAAGGTTATTGAAGAGATTGTTCCAAGCATTCAAAAAACGGCAGAACTCGTTTCGTCGATTGCAGATGCTTCTAGTGAACAATCTTCCGGGATCAACCAAATTTCCTTAGCGATGACTCAAATGGATCAAACAACACAGATTGCAGCTTCTTCTTCAGAAGAATTAGCAGCAACTTCCAATGAGTTAAAAGAACAATCCGGCCACCTAATGGAAATTATGGGAACTTTAGTCAAAATAGACAAAGAAAAACTACTAGTGGCTAAACAGAAAAAAACCATTACAAACAAACCAGGTGATCTAAAAAACATTGCAGCTGAATTTGGGAAAAACAACAAACAGGCTAATGCATTTAGTTCTGGCCACGAACATGCCGCTTTAACTGAAAAATTCTGA